A part of Citrifermentans bremense genomic DNA contains:
- a CDS encoding enoyl-CoA hydratase/isomerase family protein: MDAKNIQCEISEGVAVVTVNRPESLNALNSAVLAELECTLYGIEQDSTVKAVVLTGAGEKAFVAGADIKEMADMTSFEGHRFAQKGQRLILFIEKMSKPVIAAVNGYALGGGLELALACDVIYASENAKFGFPEVTLGIIPGFGGTQNLARLIGPNRAKELVFSGRIIPAAKGLDWGIANEVVPLSELKEKALGLAREMAKNGAIAVGYAKDAIVNGLNMTKEDGFRYESSLFGVLFATEDQKEGMGAFVEKRKAKFQGK, encoded by the coding sequence ATGGACGCGAAGAATATCCAGTGTGAAATCAGCGAAGGGGTGGCTGTGGTGACGGTGAACCGGCCGGAAAGCCTCAACGCCTTGAACAGCGCGGTGCTGGCCGAGTTGGAATGCACCCTGTACGGGATCGAGCAGGACAGTACCGTCAAGGCTGTCGTCCTCACCGGCGCAGGCGAGAAAGCGTTCGTCGCCGGTGCCGACATCAAAGAGATGGCGGATATGACCTCCTTCGAGGGGCACCGGTTCGCCCAAAAGGGGCAGCGGTTGATCCTCTTCATCGAGAAGATGAGCAAGCCGGTCATCGCGGCTGTGAACGGCTACGCGCTGGGAGGGGGGCTGGAACTGGCCCTTGCCTGCGACGTCATCTACGCCTCGGAAAACGCCAAGTTCGGCTTTCCCGAGGTGACCCTGGGGATCATCCCCGGCTTTGGCGGCACGCAGAACCTGGCCCGGCTAATCGGCCCGAACCGCGCCAAGGAACTGGTTTTCAGCGGCAGGATCATTCCGGCGGCCAAGGGGCTTGACTGGGGCATCGCGAACGAAGTTGTCCCGCTTTCAGAGCTGAAGGAGAAGGCCTTAGGCCTCGCCCGGGAGATGGCGAAAAACGGCGCAATCGCCGTGGGTTACGCCAAGGACGCCATCGTCAACGGGTTGAACATGACCAAGGAGGACGGCTTCCGCTACGAAAGCTCCCTCTTCGGCGTCCTCTTCGCCACCGAGGACCAGAAGGAGGGGATGGGGGCGTTCGTGGAGAAGCGCAAGGCGAAGTTCCAGGGGAAATGA
- the cobO gene encoding cob(I)yrinic acid a,c-diamide adenosyltransferase: MSLTEGKVQVYTGNGKGKTTAALGLALRAVGRGLKVCMVQFIKGGGEYGEHLAAERLAPLLTIHQTGRDCWIYKDRLDPQDVAIARGTLNLARETLTGGQYDLVILDEINGAAWFGLITVEDILSLIKQRPEQVELVLTGRSADPRVIEAADLVTEMVEVKHYYQAGVPARTGIEK, encoded by the coding sequence ATGAGCCTGACGGAAGGGAAGGTACAGGTCTACACCGGCAACGGCAAGGGAAAGACCACCGCGGCCCTGGGGCTCGCGCTCCGTGCGGTGGGGCGGGGGCTCAAGGTCTGCATGGTCCAGTTCATCAAGGGGGGAGGGGAGTACGGCGAGCACCTTGCCGCCGAGCGGCTGGCGCCTCTTCTGACCATCCACCAGACCGGGCGGGACTGCTGGATCTACAAGGACCGGCTGGACCCGCAGGACGTCGCCATCGCCCGCGGAACGCTGAACCTCGCACGAGAGACCCTGACCGGCGGACAGTACGACCTGGTCATCCTCGACGAGATCAACGGTGCGGCCTGGTTCGGCCTGATCACGGTCGAGGACATCCTCTCCCTGATCAAGCAAAGGCCTGAGCAGGTGGAACTGGTGCTGACCGGGCGCAGCGCCGACCCCAGGGTCATCGAGGCCGCGGACCTGGTCACGGAGATGGTCGAGGTGAAACACTATTACCAGGCAGGGGTGCCGGCCCGGACCGGAATCGAGAAGTGA
- a CDS encoding CoA transferase subunit A, with the protein MTGKRITLQQAAEIIKDGSSLTFSGFTIWRRPFALVFELIRQGRKGLHLIEVNGGPQTEFLVGAGCVDIWESCWVGHELYGKYGANLSRKVGNKEIIVEDYSHAEMMFRFAAAASGAPYAATQTSLGTDLHNPEYDMLGRAGLRDGERIPKHKYVFTEDPFYGAGKQVLVPAAKVDVAVMCVQQVGEEGTVRVNGQFYSDPEAARAADITIVMAEEIVPEEYLRRESDRNTIASFEVDYILECPFGAHPTGMFGRYDVDGAFLKDFYGRTRTQEGFDDFAKEWIHGQDHHSYLEKLGWPRMLNLKANTALNYSTGVKRGQ; encoded by the coding sequence ATGACTGGCAAGCGCATCACGTTGCAGCAGGCCGCGGAGATCATCAAGGACGGTTCCAGCCTCACCTTTTCCGGCTTCACCATCTGGCGCCGTCCCTTCGCGCTGGTGTTCGAACTGATCCGCCAGGGGCGCAAGGGGCTGCACCTGATCGAGGTGAACGGCGGCCCCCAGACGGAGTTCCTTGTCGGTGCGGGATGCGTCGACATCTGGGAGTCGTGCTGGGTGGGGCACGAGCTCTACGGCAAGTACGGCGCCAACCTCTCCAGGAAAGTGGGCAACAAGGAGATCATCGTCGAGGACTACAGCCACGCGGAGATGATGTTCCGCTTCGCCGCCGCGGCTTCCGGCGCCCCCTACGCGGCGACCCAGACCTCGCTCGGGACCGATCTGCACAACCCCGAGTACGACATGCTGGGACGCGCAGGCCTGCGGGACGGCGAGAGGATCCCGAAACACAAGTACGTCTTCACCGAGGACCCCTTCTACGGCGCCGGAAAACAGGTGCTGGTCCCCGCTGCCAAGGTCGACGTCGCAGTCATGTGCGTGCAGCAGGTGGGGGAGGAGGGGACGGTGCGGGTGAACGGCCAGTTTTACTCCGACCCGGAAGCGGCCCGCGCCGCCGACATCACCATCGTCATGGCGGAGGAGATCGTTCCCGAGGAGTACCTGCGCCGGGAGAGCGACCGCAACACCATAGCGAGCTTCGAGGTCGATTACATCCTCGAATGCCCCTTCGGCGCCCACCCCACCGGGATGTTCGGGCGCTACGACGTGGACGGAGCCTTTCTCAAGGATTTCTACGGCCGGACCCGGACCCAGGAAGGGTTCGACGACTTCGCCAAAGAATGGATCCACGGTCAGGACCACCATAGCTACCTGGAAAAACTGGGCTGGCCGCGCATGCTGAACCTCAAGGCCAACACCGCTCTCAACTACAGCACCGGCGTGAAAAGGGGGCAATGA
- a CDS encoding CoA-transferase subunit beta, producing the protein MERNYATPEEYGLPDLLCCAASREVKDNEIVFAGTGLPMVAIMLAQKTHAPNLKLIFEAGTLDGRPPQIPTSVGDARCEMGASRSSGLHDAFSVAQRGYVDLGFLGGAEVDEYGNVNTTCIGNYLEPELRLTGSGGNPDINSFARRTVFIMVHEKRRFTEQVSYITSPGWKVKKWPEGTLVHRKELYGSAYRGGPSAVISTAGVFRFDDETGRIYLDTCHRGNTPEQIREMCQFDLDISRVSGETLPPTREELHFIHSVLDPEQIFIPKVKQKG; encoded by the coding sequence ATGGAACGAAATTACGCAACTCCCGAAGAATACGGCCTCCCCGACCTTCTCTGCTGCGCCGCCTCCAGGGAGGTGAAGGATAACGAAATCGTCTTCGCCGGCACTGGCCTTCCGATGGTGGCGATCATGCTGGCCCAGAAAACCCACGCGCCCAACCTGAAGCTGATCTTCGAGGCGGGGACGCTGGACGGGCGCCCCCCGCAGATCCCCACCTCGGTCGGCGACGCGCGCTGCGAGATGGGGGCCTCCCGCTCCTCGGGGCTCCACGACGCCTTCAGCGTGGCCCAAAGGGGATACGTCGACCTCGGTTTCCTGGGCGGGGCGGAGGTGGACGAGTACGGCAACGTGAACACCACCTGCATCGGCAACTACCTGGAACCCGAGCTCCGCCTCACCGGTTCCGGGGGCAACCCGGACATCAACTCCTTCGCCCGGCGCACCGTCTTCATCATGGTGCACGAGAAACGCCGCTTCACCGAGCAGGTGAGCTACATAACCAGCCCCGGCTGGAAGGTGAAGAAGTGGCCCGAAGGCACCTTGGTCCACAGAAAGGAACTCTACGGCTCGGCCTACCGTGGCGGCCCCTCGGCAGTCATCAGCACGGCGGGCGTTTTCCGCTTCGACGACGAAACCGGCCGCATCTACCTCGACACCTGCCACCGGGGGAACACCCCCGAGCAGATCCGCGAGATGTGTCAATTTGATCTTGACATCTCGCGGGTTAGCGGCGAAACTCTGCCCCCGACCCGGGAGGAGCTGCACTTCATCCACAGTGTGCTCGACCCGGAGCAGATTTTCATTCCCAAGGTGAAGCAGAAAGGGTAG
- a CDS encoding 3-hydroxybutyryl-CoA dehydrogenase, with protein sequence MFKTVGVLGAGQMGSGIAHVFAQHAYQVLVYDISEVQLSKALKSIEQNLERQAKKGVIFDTSIQGIMARITVTKDLKEFSGCDLVIEAATENEALKFDLFRKLDEVVKKEAILASNTSSISITRIAAVTKRPEQVIGMHFMNPVPVMQLVEVIRGIATSDETFEAIGHLVGLLNKQMAVSQDYPGFIVNRVLIPMINEAVFALYEGIATAEDIDKGMKLGTNQPMGPLQLADFIGLDTVLAICNVLHDGFKDPKYRPCPLLVKMVDAGYLGKKSGKGFYNY encoded by the coding sequence ATGTTCAAGACAGTCGGTGTTTTAGGAGCAGGGCAGATGGGGAGTGGAATCGCCCACGTCTTCGCGCAGCACGCTTACCAGGTCCTGGTCTACGACATCTCCGAGGTGCAACTTTCGAAGGCGCTCAAGTCGATCGAGCAGAACCTGGAGCGGCAGGCGAAGAAGGGGGTCATCTTCGACACCAGCATCCAGGGGATCATGGCCCGCATTACGGTCACCAAGGATCTGAAGGAGTTCTCCGGCTGCGACCTCGTCATCGAAGCGGCAACGGAGAACGAGGCGCTCAAGTTCGACCTTTTCCGAAAGCTCGACGAGGTGGTCAAGAAGGAGGCCATCCTCGCCTCCAATACCTCCTCCATCTCCATCACCCGCATCGCCGCGGTAACGAAGAGGCCGGAGCAGGTGATCGGGATGCACTTCATGAACCCCGTGCCGGTGATGCAGCTCGTCGAGGTGATCCGCGGCATCGCCACCAGCGACGAGACCTTCGAGGCGATAGGTCACCTGGTAGGCCTTTTGAACAAGCAGATGGCCGTATCCCAGGACTACCCGGGCTTCATCGTCAACCGGGTGCTGATCCCGATGATCAACGAGGCCGTCTTCGCCTTGTACGAAGGGATAGCTACCGCCGAGGATATCGACAAGGGGATGAAACTCGGTACCAACCAGCCGATGGGGCCCCTGCAGTTGGCCGACTTCATCGGCCTCGACACGGTGCTCGCCATCTGCAACGTGCTGCACGACGGCTTCAAGGACCCCAAGTACCGCCCCTGTCCGCTCCTGGTGAAGATGGTCGACGCCGGCTACCTCGGCAAGAAGTCCGGCAAGGGCTTTTACAACTATTAG
- a CDS encoding electron transfer flavoprotein subunit beta/FixA family protein: MKILVCIKQVPDMESRFKLNSEGTWYDEADLAFRMNEYDEYAVEQAVQLKERLAGEPEITVLSLGPDRVVEALKKALAMGADRAVHVKDDKYYQKDPWQVASVIAGHAAGQGYDLVFTGMQSQDRGSAQVGVTVAELLGFGCATTLVGFAYEAGVITAKRELEGGSKGVVKLKLPALVTCQLGLNTPRYPTLPNIMKAKKKEILVQPVSELLKEAEVTGTGGMYPPAKRGGGIVIEGEVNDQLDKLMGILKEKTTVLRAA, from the coding sequence ATGAAGATACTGGTATGCATCAAGCAGGTTCCGGACATGGAATCGCGGTTCAAGCTCAACAGCGAAGGTACCTGGTACGACGAGGCCGACCTCGCTTTCCGGATGAACGAGTACGACGAGTACGCGGTGGAGCAGGCAGTCCAGTTGAAGGAGCGGTTGGCGGGGGAGCCGGAGATAACGGTGCTTTCCTTAGGTCCGGACCGCGTGGTAGAGGCGCTGAAGAAGGCGCTGGCGATGGGGGCTGACCGGGCGGTTCACGTGAAGGACGACAAGTACTACCAGAAGGATCCCTGGCAGGTCGCTTCCGTCATAGCTGGGCACGCGGCGGGGCAGGGGTATGACCTCGTCTTTACCGGGATGCAGTCCCAGGACCGCGGCTCCGCGCAGGTTGGGGTCACAGTCGCCGAGTTGCTCGGTTTTGGCTGCGCTACCACCTTGGTCGGTTTTGCCTACGAAGCGGGCGTCATCACGGCGAAACGCGAACTGGAAGGAGGGAGCAAGGGGGTGGTGAAGCTGAAGCTCCCCGCGCTGGTCACCTGTCAGCTGGGGCTCAACACACCCCGGTACCCGACGCTTCCCAACATCATGAAGGCTAAGAAGAAGGAGATCCTGGTCCAGCCGGTCTCGGAGCTCTTGAAGGAAGCCGAGGTCACCGGGACCGGCGGCATGTACCCTCCAGCGAAGAGGGGGGGCGGCATCGTCATCGAGGGAGAGGTGAACGATCAGCTCGACAAGCTGATGGGGATTCTCAAGGAAAAGACCACCGTGCTGCGTGCGGCCTGA
- a CDS encoding (Fe-S)-binding protein, translating into MEATREIYWNVGHGVVLPMYLLTLVAVAACCYGIYQRVEVYRQGKELNRLDALGERIPFLLRNLFGQAKVVRVGGPGLPHGLFFWGFVTLFIGTLLVMLQADLTQPLFNLVILKGTFYKLYSLVLDLAGAAAFLMLLGLMLRRFVYRPEGLKITRDDYLMHGLLTAIICTGFFAEGARIAATELRMNPELARWSPIGMFVANQFSAQDDVSLRQLHTLWWWGHFLLVLGLIVSIPWSKFRHLITTPANYLFTDLRPKGSIATINLEEEGVEQFGVEKVSEFSWKDIFDADACTSCKRCQDRCPAHNTEKPLSPMKVVQQVGELAFGNPDKSLIETVGNDALWSCTTCRACQEICPADVEHVNKIIEMRRNLVLMQGEFPGEEVMVAVNNVEVNGNPFGLAYAGRGDWTEGLEVQILSEGAAEVDVLYFVGCYASFDKRNQEVAKSFVKICNAAGIRVGILGKEEKCCGEPVRKLGNEYLYQMMAQENIELINGYGIKQIVTTCPHCMNTLGRDYRDLGLDAEVEHYTVFIDRLLKEGTLVIDERQFDYTYHDSCYLGRYQDIIQQPRDVLHAAGGRINEMKKSEKESFCCGAGGGRILAEEKLGNRINVKRVHMAEATGAPVLVSNCPFCLTMFEDGIKTGECEGKLKARDLAEIVVERLQPAADLCAVLDTFLPTPAVIPQVTETSAAGGEPAAGTETVLADTENAGEEPTEIAAVNGKDAA; encoded by the coding sequence ATGGAAGCTACCAGGGAAATTTATTGGAATGTCGGACACGGGGTCGTGCTCCCCATGTACCTGCTGACGCTGGTCGCCGTCGCCGCCTGCTGTTACGGCATCTACCAGCGGGTCGAGGTGTACCGCCAGGGGAAGGAACTGAACCGGCTCGACGCCTTGGGGGAACGGATCCCCTTCCTGCTCAGGAACCTGTTCGGCCAGGCGAAGGTAGTGCGCGTCGGGGGACCGGGGCTCCCCCACGGCCTCTTCTTCTGGGGCTTCGTCACCCTCTTCATCGGGACGCTGCTGGTGATGCTCCAGGCCGACCTGACCCAGCCTCTATTCAACCTGGTGATACTCAAGGGGACCTTCTACAAGCTCTATTCCCTGGTGCTCGACCTGGCCGGCGCAGCCGCTTTCCTCATGCTTTTGGGCTTGATGCTGCGCCGCTTCGTCTACCGGCCGGAGGGACTCAAGATCACCCGCGACGATTACCTGATGCACGGCCTGTTGACCGCGATCATCTGCACCGGCTTTTTCGCCGAAGGTGCGCGCATAGCCGCCACCGAACTGCGGATGAACCCTGAACTGGCACGCTGGTCCCCCATCGGGATGTTCGTGGCGAACCAGTTCTCGGCGCAGGACGACGTCTCCCTCAGGCAGCTGCACACGCTCTGGTGGTGGGGGCATTTCCTCCTAGTCCTCGGCTTAATCGTCTCCATCCCCTGGAGCAAATTCCGCCACCTGATCACCACGCCGGCCAACTACCTCTTCACCGACCTGCGCCCAAAGGGAAGTATCGCCACCATCAACCTGGAGGAGGAGGGGGTGGAGCAGTTCGGCGTCGAGAAGGTGTCGGAGTTCTCCTGGAAGGACATCTTCGATGCCGACGCCTGCACCTCCTGCAAGAGGTGCCAGGACCGCTGTCCCGCCCACAACACGGAGAAGCCGCTCTCGCCGATGAAGGTGGTGCAGCAGGTAGGCGAGCTCGCTTTCGGCAACCCCGACAAGAGCCTGATCGAGACCGTCGGCAACGACGCGCTCTGGTCCTGCACCACTTGCCGCGCCTGCCAGGAGATCTGCCCGGCTGATGTGGAGCACGTGAACAAGATCATCGAGATGCGCCGCAACCTGGTGCTCATGCAGGGGGAGTTCCCCGGCGAGGAGGTCATGGTCGCCGTCAACAACGTCGAGGTGAACGGCAACCCCTTCGGTCTGGCCTACGCCGGCCGAGGTGACTGGACCGAGGGGCTGGAGGTGCAGATCCTGTCGGAGGGAGCGGCCGAGGTGGACGTCCTCTACTTCGTCGGCTGCTACGCCTCCTTCGACAAGCGCAACCAGGAGGTCGCCAAAAGCTTCGTGAAGATCTGCAACGCGGCGGGGATACGGGTGGGGATCCTCGGCAAGGAGGAGAAGTGCTGCGGCGAGCCGGTCAGAAAGCTCGGCAATGAGTACCTCTACCAGATGATGGCTCAGGAGAACATCGAGCTGATCAACGGTTATGGCATCAAGCAGATCGTCACCACCTGCCCGCATTGCATGAACACTCTGGGGCGGGACTACCGGGACCTGGGGCTGGATGCTGAAGTGGAGCACTACACCGTCTTCATCGACCGGCTGCTCAAGGAGGGGACCCTCGTCATCGACGAGCGGCAGTTCGACTACACCTACCACGATTCCTGCTACCTCGGGCGCTACCAGGACATCATCCAGCAGCCGCGCGATGTACTGCACGCCGCCGGCGGGCGTATCAACGAGATGAAGAAGTCGGAAAAGGAAAGCTTTTGCTGCGGCGCAGGCGGCGGCAGGATCCTCGCCGAGGAGAAACTGGGGAACAGGATCAACGTGAAGAGGGTGCACATGGCGGAGGCGACCGGGGCGCCGGTCCTGGTATCCAACTGCCCCTTCTGCCTCACCATGTTCGAAGACGGCATCAAGACCGGGGAGTGCGAAGGGAAGCTGAAGGCGCGGGATCTGGCCGAGATCGTCGTCGAGAGGTTGCAGCCGGCCGCCGACCTCTGCGCGGTGCTTGACACCTTCCTCCCCACCCCTGCAGTCATCCCCCAGGTCACGGAGACTTCCGCAGCAGGCGGCGAACCGGCGGCAGGCACGGAAACGGTCCTGGCAGACACAGAAAACGCAGGGGAAGAACCCACGGAGATCGCGGCAGTAAACGGCAAGGACGCTGCCTGA
- a CDS encoding DUF2889 domain-containing protein, which yields MVDLNPMEDFQRDISYRLLKQDDGTAKLTALLKDRFHDVVAEVVVDVATLKILSAKADFHRSPTSDCGNVSARMQGLVGFVIGKGLQRKLTEVLGGREGCGNMRNLLLGLLPLALNLKAAAGISNEQEMMDAIHDKLIGTCAGYLSPREKN from the coding sequence ATGGTTGATTTGAACCCGATGGAGGATTTCCAAAGGGATATCTCCTACCGTTTGTTGAAGCAGGATGACGGCACCGCGAAGCTGACGGCGCTTCTAAAAGACAGGTTTCATGACGTGGTGGCCGAAGTCGTGGTCGACGTGGCCACTTTGAAGATACTTTCGGCCAAAGCCGATTTCCACCGCTCCCCCACCTCCGACTGCGGCAACGTCTCGGCCCGGATGCAGGGGCTGGTGGGGTTCGTCATCGGCAAGGGGCTGCAGCGCAAGCTCACTGAGGTGCTGGGGGGAAGAGAAGGGTGCGGCAACATGCGCAACCTTTTGCTCGGGCTGCTTCCGCTAGCCCTCAACCTCAAAGCCGCGGCGGGAATAAGCAACGAGCAGGAGATGATGGACGCGATCCACGACAAGCTGATCGGTACCTGCGCCGGCTATCTTTCCCCCCGCGAGAAGAACTGA
- a CDS encoding acyl-CoA dehydrogenase family protein: MFLELNEEQKLIQETAREFAKAELEPLAARLDREDDRPAFLANLKKLAELGFMGLNVSAEYGGSEAGVVAFSVAMTEIARACASTAVTVSVNNMVCEVIQAVGSAEQKKKYIPRICSGEYAAGAFALTETGAGSDPAGMTTCAVAEGDEWVLNGSKIFITSAPYAGVFVVWAVTDREAPKGKGISCFLVEQGAPGLVIGKQEEKTGQHASATCEVIFDNCRIPRDALMGKLNDGFRIAVGELAGGRIGIGSLGLGVGLAAMDFATRYASERVQFGQKITNFQAIQWMVAEAYTELEAARLLLMQAAYRKDAGKSFAKEASMAKMYATEAANRACYSAVQMLGGYGYTRDFPVERYARDARITAIYEGTNEIQRVIIAREILRNFN, encoded by the coding sequence ATGTTTCTCGAATTAAACGAAGAGCAGAAGCTGATCCAGGAGACCGCGCGCGAGTTCGCCAAGGCGGAGCTGGAGCCGCTGGCGGCGAGGCTGGACCGCGAGGACGACCGCCCAGCGTTCCTCGCCAACCTTAAGAAGCTCGCGGAACTGGGCTTCATGGGACTGAACGTCTCCGCCGAGTACGGCGGATCGGAAGCCGGTGTGGTCGCCTTCAGCGTGGCCATGACCGAGATAGCCAGGGCCTGCGCCTCCACGGCGGTCACCGTATCCGTCAACAACATGGTCTGCGAGGTGATCCAGGCGGTCGGCTCGGCCGAGCAGAAGAAGAAGTACATCCCGCGCATCTGTTCGGGAGAGTACGCCGCAGGTGCCTTCGCCCTGACCGAAACCGGTGCGGGTTCCGATCCGGCCGGCATGACGACCTGCGCGGTGGCGGAAGGTGACGAGTGGGTGCTGAACGGCTCCAAGATCTTCATCACCAGCGCCCCCTATGCCGGCGTCTTCGTGGTCTGGGCGGTCACCGACCGGGAGGCCCCCAAGGGAAAGGGGATCAGCTGTTTCCTGGTGGAGCAGGGGGCGCCCGGGCTCGTCATCGGTAAGCAGGAGGAGAAGACGGGGCAGCATGCCTCCGCCACCTGCGAGGTCATCTTCGACAACTGCAGGATTCCCAGGGACGCCCTGATGGGGAAGCTGAACGACGGTTTCCGCATCGCGGTCGGCGAGCTCGCCGGCGGTAGGATCGGCATAGGGTCGCTGGGGCTCGGGGTCGGTCTTGCCGCGATGGACTTCGCCACCAGGTACGCGAGCGAAAGGGTGCAGTTCGGCCAGAAGATCACCAATTTCCAGGCGATCCAGTGGATGGTCGCCGAGGCGTACACCGAGCTTGAGGCGGCGCGCCTGTTGCTGATGCAGGCGGCGTACAGAAAGGACGCCGGCAAATCCTTCGCGAAGGAAGCCTCCATGGCCAAGATGTACGCCACCGAGGCCGCGAACCGGGCCTGTTACAGCGCGGTGCAGATGCTAGGCGGCTACGGCTACACCCGCGACTTCCCCGTCGAGCGTTATGCCCGTGACGCCCGCATCACCGCGATCTACGAAGGGACCAACGAGATCCAGCGGGTCATCATCGCCAGGGAGATATTGCGCAACTTCAATTGA
- a CDS encoding electron transfer flavoprotein subunit alpha/FixB family protein, producing MKALLIAEYRQGKLLDTTYELQAFAGLLGAESAMVLVGSPADLPKFSGKLYLADVAKYGEYNPDLHKKVVLEAVAKENPDYIVFVHSSYGWDLAPRVAAALRVGQVSEVVGLPDGKFEVTCCNAKLRRTVAPKSARTVITIQAGAFSPQGEPQGAPQVEVIDVADPAGKTEFVGYEAAEQKDVDLTRAEIIVSAGRGVGKKENVQVIAQLAKALGGELGASRPVVDAGWAPHSHQVGTTGQTVSPKLYVACGISGAIQHLAGMKKADFVVAINKDKDAPIGEIADVLIVADVMQFVPAMTARCAR from the coding sequence ATGAAAGCGTTGCTTATTGCGGAATACAGGCAGGGGAAACTGCTGGACACAACATATGAACTGCAGGCCTTTGCCGGGCTTTTAGGCGCGGAGAGCGCCATGGTGCTGGTGGGAAGTCCCGCCGATCTCCCGAAGTTTTCCGGAAAGCTTTACCTTGCCGACGTTGCCAAGTACGGCGAGTACAACCCCGACCTGCACAAGAAGGTGGTGCTGGAGGCGGTCGCCAAGGAGAACCCCGACTACATCGTCTTCGTGCACTCGTCCTACGGCTGGGACCTTGCGCCCCGCGTGGCCGCCGCCCTCAGGGTGGGCCAGGTGTCCGAGGTGGTGGGGCTTCCCGACGGGAAGTTCGAAGTGACCTGCTGCAACGCCAAGCTGCGCAGGACCGTCGCCCCCAAGAGCGCCAGGACGGTGATCACCATCCAGGCCGGCGCCTTTTCCCCGCAGGGTGAGCCGCAGGGCGCGCCCCAGGTTGAGGTGATCGACGTGGCGGACCCCGCCGGGAAGACCGAGTTCGTAGGGTACGAGGCCGCGGAGCAAAAGGACGTCGACCTCACCAGGGCCGAGATCATCGTCAGCGCCGGGCGCGGGGTGGGGAAGAAGGAGAACGTCCAGGTGATCGCGCAGCTGGCCAAGGCGCTCGGCGGGGAACTGGGCGCGAGCCGTCCCGTGGTCGACGCAGGGTGGGCCCCCCACAGCCACCAGGTCGGTACCACGGGCCAGACCGTCAGCCCCAAGCTCTACGTCGCCTGCGGCATCAGCGGCGCGATACAGCACCTGGCTGGGATGAAAAAGGCGGATTTCGTTGTCGCCATCAACAAGGACAAGGATGCGCCTATAGGCGAGATAGCAGACGTGCTGATCGTGGCCGATGTGATGCAGTTCGTCCCGGCGATGACGGCAAGGTGCGCCAGATGA
- a CDS encoding acyl-CoA dehydrogenase yields MNFELSQDHKVLKDSVRDFVVNEIKPLAMQIDEEHMIPDSLVQKMGEMGFLGSYFPEEYGGAGLDMLSYAIVVEEVSKACGSSGVLISAHTSLACGPIYTFGTEEQKKKWLPDLNTGKVIGCFLLTEPDAGSDAGAISTTYRRDGDHFVINGSKIFITNGGYRGTGVLFATSDKSLKHKGVSAFIIDLQSPGVEILKNEKKLGIRGSYTTAFALDSVRIPVENLLGQEGQGFKIAMDTLNGGRIGIASQALGIAEGAFDLALAYSKERKQFGHPICELQAIQFKLADMYAKIETSKLMTYKAACLKDSKKNYTMESAMCKMLASEAATFVTKEAIQIHGGYGFIVDYEVERMYRDAKITEIYEGTNEVQRVVISKMLLS; encoded by the coding sequence ATGAACTTTGAATTGAGCCAGGACCACAAGGTGCTGAAGGATTCCGTTCGCGATTTCGTGGTCAACGAGATCAAGCCGCTCGCCATGCAGATCGACGAAGAGCACATGATTCCCGACTCCCTGGTGCAGAAGATGGGCGAGATGGGTTTCCTCGGCTCCTACTTCCCAGAGGAGTACGGCGGCGCCGGGCTGGACATGCTCTCCTACGCCATCGTGGTCGAGGAGGTCTCGAAAGCCTGCGGCTCCAGCGGCGTCCTCATCTCGGCCCACACCTCCCTTGCCTGCGGCCCGATTTACACCTTCGGCACCGAGGAGCAGAAGAAAAAATGGCTCCCGGACCTGAACACCGGCAAGGTCATCGGCTGCTTCCTCTTGACCGAGCCTGACGCGGGCAGCGATGCCGGGGCCATCTCCACCACCTACAGACGCGACGGCGATCATTTCGTGATCAACGGTTCCAAGATCTTCATCACCAACGGCGGTTACAGGGGGACCGGCGTCCTCTTCGCCACCTCCGATAAGAGCCTGAAGCACAAGGGTGTCTCCGCCTTCATCATCGACCTGCAGTCCCCGGGGGTCGAGATCCTCAAGAACGAGAAGAAGCTCGGGATCCGCGGCAGCTACACCACCGCCTTCGCCCTCGACAGCGTGCGCATCCCGGTGGAGAACCTCCTGGGTCAGGAAGGGCAGGGTTTCAAGATCGCCATGGACACCCTGAACGGCGGCCGTATCGGGATCGCCTCGCAAGCCTTGGGGATCGCGGAAGGTGCCTTCGACCTGGCGCTCGCTTACTCCAAGGAGAGAAAGCAGTTCGGCCACCCCATCTGCGAGCTGCAGGCGATCCAGTTCAAGCTGGCCGACATGTACGCGAAGATCGAGACCAGCAAGCTCATGACCTACAAGGCGGCCTGCCTGAAGGACAGCAAGAAGAACTACACCATGGAGTCCGCCATGTGTAAGATGCTCGCCTCTGAGGCGGCCACCTTCGTCACCAAGGAGGCGATCCAGATCCACGGCGGCTACGGCTTCATCGTCGATTACGAGGTGGAGCGGATGTACCGCGACGCGAAGATCACCGAAATCTACGAGGGGACCAACGAGGTTCAGCGCGTGGTGATCTCGAAGATGCTCTTGTCGTAA